In one window of Vulpes vulpes isolate BD-2025 chromosome 1, VulVul3, whole genome shotgun sequence DNA:
- the LOC112913645 gene encoding butyrophilin-like protein 1 isoform X15 — MEDCCRHSLLSHLSSLLLLFQLPFAGSAEEFVVIGPSDPIVAMLGGDVMLPCHLSPAMDMENMELRWFRSKFSEAAFIYQNQQEQREEQLAQYAGRTSLVKDFLTQGEAAMRIHKVQAFDNGLYTCLFRKGNFYEEANLELMVAGVGSAPQVHIQGPEEDGIRVMCMASGWFPKPQVQWRALSGEKFLTFSETYAQDAEGLYSVEAALVVRDSSSGNVTCSVLNAILGQEKVMAIFIPEPFFPQTSPWKPAFMVTLTVLTLLIFGAAYYTKREHTAKQQERQEWEKLHRDKEEDQQTKEKVLKDRDRER; from the exons ATGGAGGATTGCTGCAGGCACTCTTTGCTCTcccatctctcctccctgcttctcctcttccagTTGCCCTTTGCGGGGTCTGCAG AGGAGTTCGTGGTGATTGGTCCCTCAGACCCCATTGTGGCCATGCTGGGTGGGGACGTCATGCTGCCGTGTCATTTGTCCCCGGCTATGGATATGGAGAACATGGAGCTACGGTGGTTCCGCTCTAAGTTCTCAGAAGCAGCGTTCATCTATCAAAAccagcaggagcagagagaggagcaatTGGCCCAGTACGCAGGGCGGACCTCACTGGTAAAAGACTTCCTCACTCAGGGGGAGGCTGCCATGCGTATCCACAAGGTCCAGGCTTTTGACAATGGACTATATACCTGCTTATTCAGGAAAGGAAACTTCTATGAAGAGGCCAATTTGGAGCTGATGGTGGCAG GTGTGGGTTCTGCTCCTCAAGTGCACATCCAAGGGCCAGAGGAGGATGGAATCCGAGTGATGTGCATGGCCTCAGGGTGGTTCCCAAAACCCCAGGTGCAGTGGCGAGCCCTCAGTGGGGAGAAGTTCCTGACGTTCTCTGAGACATATGCCCAAGATGCTGAAGGACTGTACAGTGTGGAGGCTGCTCTGGTGGTGAGGGACAGCTCCTCAGGGAACGTGACCTGCTCGGTCCTCAACGCCATCCTGGGCCAGGAGAAGGTGATGGCCATTTTCATTCCAG AGCCCTTCTTCCCCCAGACTTCTCCCTGGAAGCCAGCTTTCATGGTGACCCTGACTGTGCTGACACTCCTAATCTTTGGGGCTGCCTACTACACTAAGAGAGAACATACTGCAAagcagcaggagaggcaggaaTGGGAGAAACTGCACAGGGACAAGGAGGAGGACCAGCAGACAAAGGAGAAGGTGCTGAAGGACAGAG
- the LOC112913645 gene encoding butyrophilin-like protein 1 isoform X14, which yields MEDCCRHSLLSHLSSLLLLFQLPFAGSAEEFVVIGPSDPIVAMLGGDVMLPCHLSPAMDMENMELRWFRSKFSEAAFIYQNQQEQREEQLAQYAGRTSLVKDFLTQGEAAMRIHKVQAFDNGLYTCLFRKGNFYEEANLELMVAGVGSAPQVHIQGPEEDGIRVMCMASGWFPKPQVQWRALSGEKFLTFSETYAQDAEGLYSVEAALVVRDSSSGNVTCSVLNAILGQEKVMAIFIPEPFFPQTSPWKPAFMVTLTVLTLLIFGAAYYTKREHTAKQQERQEWEKLHRDKEEDQQTKEKVLKDRGELQADLDWRKSVYLSAWRKAQLYADRER from the exons ATGGAGGATTGCTGCAGGCACTCTTTGCTCTcccatctctcctccctgcttctcctcttccagTTGCCCTTTGCGGGGTCTGCAG AGGAGTTCGTGGTGATTGGTCCCTCAGACCCCATTGTGGCCATGCTGGGTGGGGACGTCATGCTGCCGTGTCATTTGTCCCCGGCTATGGATATGGAGAACATGGAGCTACGGTGGTTCCGCTCTAAGTTCTCAGAAGCAGCGTTCATCTATCAAAAccagcaggagcagagagaggagcaatTGGCCCAGTACGCAGGGCGGACCTCACTGGTAAAAGACTTCCTCACTCAGGGGGAGGCTGCCATGCGTATCCACAAGGTCCAGGCTTTTGACAATGGACTATATACCTGCTTATTCAGGAAAGGAAACTTCTATGAAGAGGCCAATTTGGAGCTGATGGTGGCAG GTGTGGGTTCTGCTCCTCAAGTGCACATCCAAGGGCCAGAGGAGGATGGAATCCGAGTGATGTGCATGGCCTCAGGGTGGTTCCCAAAACCCCAGGTGCAGTGGCGAGCCCTCAGTGGGGAGAAGTTCCTGACGTTCTCTGAGACATATGCCCAAGATGCTGAAGGACTGTACAGTGTGGAGGCTGCTCTGGTGGTGAGGGACAGCTCCTCAGGGAACGTGACCTGCTCGGTCCTCAACGCCATCCTGGGCCAGGAGAAGGTGATGGCCATTTTCATTCCAG AGCCCTTCTTCCCCCAGACTTCTCCCTGGAAGCCAGCTTTCATGGTGACCCTGACTGTGCTGACACTCCTAATCTTTGGGGCTGCCTACTACACTAAGAGAGAACATACTGCAAagcagcaggagaggcaggaaTGGGAGAAACTGCACAGGGACAAGGAGGAGGACCAGCAGACAAAGGAGAAGGTGCTGAAGGACAGAG